GAGTGCCATGATAAGTAGTCAATTTTGTTTGCCTGCTTTGAGTTGAGAGAAAGTGAACTGACGCCGGCTTGTTGAAGGGCAGTCACGGACTTAAATAGCAGAATGGAATGATTGCGTTGCAACAAAAAACTATGCTTGTAGATTGGTCAGCACTAACAATACTAACTTCATATCGGGATCAGTTGTCAGATTTTAGCCCAGTAGTACCAGCCTTTCATAGCTCACCCAGGCCAACGCAGCCTTGTGTTGGCCTTATAACTTAAATATCCCATCACGCTACCCCACAATGCGATTACATCCACGTAGCCTCATCCATGATAGTATCAGTACATTCGACTCGATGTTTCAGCAGCCCTCTGTAGCCATGCTCTTAGgtaggtagtagtagttcaTCTACCAAAGTGCCTTGTCTGGCGGCGACgtgaagagatatatataaggaCTCAATGTACAGATAATAGTGTAAGCAATTCAACCTTTGTTCTGTACAGAGTGTAGCCCTGACTTGTACTCCAGGGGCTCTATGTCCAGTCGATAAGGGATATCCACCGTCGAAGAATATACAGCTGCAGATACTAGTCGCAAATAAGTCTCAATCCACTACCCGTAGTGGTATATCTCGATGTCTAGAAGAGTGGGTATAGTTTATTAGAAATCTATGGTTGTTTGCCTGCTGTTTTAGAAAGGTTAGTCAATCATGCTAAGTAGTGGATATATATTCATCGTGCTTTTTGTACTAGACTAGGCATTTGTCCACTTGATGTTTCCCCCGATAGCTACGTATATGAACCTTCTTGTAGGCTTTCTGACGCGCGGAACGGTAGTCTAGTGATCTAAACTGGGGAGACTGGCTGTACGCGAATTGATAACCTAGAAAATATGCCTACGTTGATATACTACAGCAAATGATTTTCCAAATACAATTGCAATTGGATCTATATCAAGACGAGACTTTTAATAAATGACATATTGCGCGCCTCGAACGCCGCCGGCGAataagggaagaaaggaaagccaaAGACGAAATTTCTATGACATCAAATGGTATCGAAGATGAAGCATTCAAGTGGTGGGGCTGATTCATGAACGTCGACCGTAGAATGATTAAACGAGGAGAACACTAATCCCGAGAGTTAGCAATCCGAACAGTCATAAGGGTAGACAAGTCTAGGAGAACATACGCATTGACGCATCCGTCGTTTTCAGGGTTCTAGATCGAAGGTTAGCATATGGGATTACCTTTTCAAACAGGTTCCGGGTATATTTACGTTACTGATCTGTGCGTATTTACCCCATACGACACGTCCACTGGTTGTTACCAGGCCTAGTTCTGAAACGTTCACTTCGACAATCTATGTTGGGGTTAACAGGCAAACCACCAGGGGAGGGTCAGCAGCAGAACATACCGTTCCCTTGGTCAAAACACCCAGAGAAGTGTACAATGGGTTCTGGGGGTTCTTCTTAACCGAAATAATGGGTAGTTGAACAGTGACTCCCAGCTCGGGGCTAAGTAGGAACAACCATCAGCAACATTATCCTTgcaaaggaggaaagaacaTACTGTGTAACGTTCGCCTTCTTGTAACGCAAACCCATAGGTCTGATGAAACGTTCACGCTTGGGGTTAACTCTGGTGAAGTCATTGCCGACGAAAGTGGGCTTCGTGATCATTCTCTTCCAGGACTTCTTATGCGTCTTCTTTCCGGTGTTGACAACCTTGAacatctcct
This Aspergillus flavus chromosome 1, complete sequence DNA region includes the following protein-coding sequences:
- a CDS encoding ribosomal protein S8e/ribosomal biogenesis NSA2, producing MPQNEYIERWQKQHGKRLDHDERVRKRQAREAHQQSKDAQNLRGLRAKLYQQKRHAEKIQMRKRIKAQEEKNVKSSAPDEPSKTPLPQYLLDRSQATNAKALSSAIKDKRKEQAAKFAVPLPKVKGISEEEMFKVVNTGKKTHKKSWKRMITKPTFVGNDFTRVNPKRERFIRPMGLRYKKANVTHPELGVTVQLPIISVKKNPQNPLYTSLGVLTKGTIVEVNVSELGLVTTSGRVVWGKYAQISNNPENDGCVNAVLLV